CCACACCCACGGCCGTGCCGCCTGCAGCCCCAGGCTGATGACCCGCTTGGGGACCCGGGTGTCACCCGGGACCACACACAGCATGTCCTGTCTTCAAGGGGCACAGGGGCTGAGCGTGCTCCTCCTTGCATATGGCATGCAGTCATGCAGGGCTTCCACCCGTGGTGATGCCTCGATGGCCCCGCTGTCCCCAGCACGCTGCCAGGGCGTTGCAGCTCCCCAGGGGTGTTAAATACGAGGCTGGCACCAGGCTCAGCCCAGaccctggggcagaggcaccACATCGCTGCCACCAGCCCCATCTCGGAGCCCATGCGTCTCTCTGCAGCTGAAGGAGGACCACCAGAAAGCGCTGCTGCGGCGGGAGTTCGAGCTGCAGAGCCTGAACCTGCAGAGGCGGCTGGAGCAGAAGTTCTGGAGCCAGGAAAAGAACCTGCTGGTGCAGGAGTCGCAGCAGTTCAGGCAGagcttcctcctgctcttcaTGAAGCTCAAGTGGTTCCTCAAGCGCTGGCGCCAGGGCAAGATGGTGCACAGTGAGGGCGAGGACTTTTTGGAGGTACTGTGGGCTGAGGGGCTCCCACATTGGCTGCTGTGGAGGGGGGACCACACTGTCGGCCATCCCCGGGGCTGTGCCTCATGCCTACATGTCCCACCCCGGGCTGCTTGGGTGTCCCCCATCCCTGGCCGTGGACTGTGGGTCCCCTCATCACCCCAGCCATGGTGTCTCCCGCAGGTGAACAGCATGAAGGAGCTGTATCTGcttctggaggaggaggagctcGCCCCGCAGCAGCAGGCAGACAACAAAACATGCACCGGGGACACCTGGACCCCCAACACGGTGAGCAGGGTCCCCACGAGCCCAGGGGGTGGGCAGGATCAGTCCCCGCTGTGGCTGCATGGCATGGGGTGGTGGCTTCTCTTGGGGTGCATGGCCGGGAGGGGATGCTCCCTGCTGGCATGTCACCCCCAGGGGTGGTCCCCTGCCCTGGTGGCACCCCCTGTCCCTTACCCCGGGGGTGGGCaacctgcagggctgggatgcagagaaggcagatcCCACAGCATCCCACCCCATGGGGTCCCCTCCGGCACAggaccccagctccctccgctcATTCCCGATTCCCTGGCAGCCCAATGAGTGCATCAAGACACTGGCGGACATGAAGGTGACCCTGAAGGAGCTGTGCACAGAGCTGCGGGAGGAGCGGCGCGGTGCCAgcgagctgcagcagcagttcacCAAGGCCAAGGCTGCCTGGGAGATGGAGCGTGCCGAGCTCAAGTGCCACATCGCCCAGGTGGGAGCCCTGGGCACCCTGTGGGCTGGTGGAGCTCCCCCTTATctggtggggacatggggctgaGGGGCTGCCTGTGTCGTGTGCCAAGCGCTGGCTgttgggcagggctgggaggcagTGTGGCACTGTGGGAATCTCAATTAGCAGCCACTCCGGCAGGCGAGTTTCTATAGCAACGGGGCTGGCACGAAAATCTGACTGTGGAGCAGCAGAGGATGCTCTTTATTCCTCCATTAGGTTTGTCTGGTGTGGGCGGGGTGGTACCAGGGCTCAGCAtccctccccaggcaggcatGTGGGAGCAACATCAGAGCCCTCCCGTCCTCCCCTGGGTCACAGCGCAGGAGGGACTCTGCACCCCCGCCGATGTTGCAAGAGGGATGTACGGCTGTGGCGAGGGCAGGAGGTGGAGGGAGGGCAGCCTCAGCGCCCGGGAAAGCTTCTGCCTGCAGAAGCAGTCCCATCggtcccccagccctgtcctcACAGCGATGAGGGTTTTCCGCTCCCTCGCACTGTGCTGGCTGCAGTCCATGGCCGTAcatcagctctgctctgcagagcgggTGCCAGCACCTCACAGGCAGGATTTCTCCAGGCAGAGCTCAGTGGTGGTCCCCAATTTGCCTCTCTCCCCCACAAAAGAGAGCAGATCTGCCACGGTGGCAGCACCCCAGTTTCAGGTGCTTTCCTGGCtgctagcagcagcagcatcctcgGGGTCcgctctgccagccctgcaggTGATGCTGCCCCTCTCCAGGAGCCAGGTCCCTCAGGCAGGATTGCAGGCAGAGCACGGCCGAGCAGGCGGGACATTCAGCCCGTGTCCCACTGGGTGACCGTCTGCCAGGCCGTCTGGCACGACATGGCTGCAAGCCAGGGCCGGCTGCAGCTCGGCTGTGCCCACAGGCGAGCTGTGCTGTGTGACATGGCCTTGGGGACACACTCATTGCCCAACCTGGGCAGCACGGGACCTGCACTGGGAACGGGATGCCCACAGTCTTGCCCCTTTGCTGGGGATGTCCAGTACCACACTGGAGCCATGGGTCCCCCATAGCCACCAACGTGTCCCCGCAGCTGGAGTCAAAGGCGGGCAAAGGGATTGCAGAGCGCACACTGCCGGACTGGAAGGTGGCACTGAAGAGGGAGCGTGAGGAGCACCAGCATCTCCTAGCCGAGTCCTACAGCGCTGTCATGGACCTCACCAAGCAGCTGCAGATCAGCGAGAAGAACTGGAACCAGGAGAAGGTGGAGCTGCTGGCCCGCTTcaaggaggagcagcagcaggcagagcagcaagCGAAGGACCTGCAGAACAAACTCAACCAGGTATGGTGTCCCCTCTTTGTGAACGTGTCCTCCAGCCTCTGCCGCTTGTCACCCATACATGCCCCAAGAGCGTTTGCACGCTCTCGGGGCGCTCATGGGGGGCAAGCGGCAAATGCTTTTGCTTGCCCAGAGGGGCATATGTTGCACACATTGAGTGACCGACACATTCTCCAGTTGCAGAAAGGAGCCAACCCATGGGCATTGAAGCACTCTGAAATGGAGAAGCACGGCAGCAACTGGAAAGAGGTGGGCAAGAGAAGGCAGAGGGCTCTCGGGGTGCTCATTGGACTCAGGTCTATGCTAAGGGTTAGATGGGAGGTTGTGTGAACCCCAAATAACAAATGAGGCTGCAAGGAGGAGTACCAGGGATTGGGGAGAATGAGAGGGTGGAGAGCGTGGCTGAACCGCAAGGGCTTCAGTGGGGTTATAAAAAGTTGATTAGAGATAGATGTGGGCACAGGGACCCTTGTGTAGCCCTGGGAATGGGATGCTGGGCCTGGGTGCATGGAGGAAAATGCTagtgctggagaggagcagggtGCAGCCCTTGCTGCAGCCCATCTGTGTTCTTTGGTCCTGTGCTTGCTGACACCAGAGCTTTCTTCTGTATCCTCCTAGGCTCTCAATGAAAAAATCACAGACAAAGAGACAATCTCTGAAGCAGAAGCCAAGGGAACCAACCTCAAAAGGTGAGTGTGCTGGTGCCTGCATGGTCCCTGGGGCACGGAGGAGGCTGCACGGGCTGTCCCTGGGCttggcagccccagcagctggggGAAGATACAGCCATGGTCCAGGGTTGTCCTGGAGGCCAAGGGCTCCCATGAGGAGCAAGATTGGGTGCCCCGGAGGGTCCCGttggggtgggagcagggtgcccccagctgccccccaacCCACTGCCCTGTCCCATTGTGAGCCTCgtcctctcttctcccacaGGACCAAGTCCGTTTCCTCCATGTCAGAGTTTGAAAGCTTGCTCGACTGTTCTCCCTACCTCCCTGGAAAGACCGCGCCGGGGCTGGGTGACCATTCCCGGGGCAAAAAGGCATCCACGGCcacccagctgctgcccaaCGGGATCCGGGACAGCGCTGGCATTCCTCCCTCAAACTGTACATATGTGAATATTGAGCAACCTGTCCCTGACAGCCTGGCCAAGGAGAAGCTGGGCATCTCCTCCTGGGACTACTCGCGGGCAAGCAGCCTCTCCGGGCACGATCCAGCCCAGAAGCAAATGCAGAGGAGCTACACAGCACCTGACAAGACGGGGATCCGCATCTACTACAGCCCGCCGGTGGTGCGGCGGCTGGAGGCACCTCTGGTGCACAACAAGGAGGGGAAGATCATGATCGAACCCGGTTTCTTGTTCACCATGGCCAAGCCGAAGGAGCCGGAGGAGTCAGCCAGCGCTGAGAGCACCTACAGCCAGTGGCTGTGCAACTTCTCCAAGCAGCAGCGGGAGCTGCTGGATGGCGGCACGGTGGAGAGCACCGTGCCGCCAGTGCCCCGCTTCCCCCCATCGCTGCACGACCTGGAGATCTCCGGCAACATGAGCGACGACATGAAGGAGATCACCAACTGCGTGCGGCAGGCCATCCGCTCCAGTTCGCTGGAGAGGAAGGTGAAAAGCGCCTCCAGCCAGACAGTGGGGTTGGCCCACGTGGGGACGCAGACCATCCAGACAGTGAGCGTCGGCCTGCAGACTGACCTGCCGCGCGGCAGCGGCATACACAGCAAGAGCTGGTCCCCACGCAGCTCCTCCCTTGTGTCCGTGCGGAGCAAGCAGATCTCCTCCTCCCTGGATAAGGTTCATTCTAGGATCGAGCGGCCATGCTGCTCCCCAAAATATGGCTCTCCAAAGCTCCAGAGGAGGTCTTCCTCCAAGCTGGACGCCTCCAAGGACAGGAGCCTCTGGAACCTGCACCAGAGCAAGCAGAACGGCTCTGCCTGGGCCCGCTCCACCACCACCCGCGACAGCCCCGTCCTCAGCAACATCAATGATGGCTTGTCCAGCTTGTTCAGCGTGGTGGAGCATGCAGGCAGCACCGAGTCCATTTGGAAGCCGGGCTGCCCCGAGACCAGCCGGGCCAAGCCCGAAGCTCCCAAGTATGGCCTTGTTCAGGAGTTCTTCAGGAACGTCTGCGGGCGGGCACAGAGCCCCACTGCCCTCCCGGACAAGAAGGAGACCactggggaggagggcagcaagAGAGCCGAgcaccccagcccagccacccaCCACACGGCTGAACACATCTCCCGCGTCTTGAACAAGAAAGTCCTCAAGCAGAGCAGCTGCGAGGACCCCAAGCCCTCGTCCCCCAGCCAGGGGAGTAAGGACGCAGCCCTGCGGGACCCTGACCTCATCTCGGCCATAGCCAGCGAGGTAACGAGGCCAGGTGCACCCCAGGGTGTCCCGCCATGGCGGGGGACGGGGTGCCTGACCCCTCTAACCCCCCTGTGCCCTGTCTATCTTTGCAGGACATGGCGTGTGACTGCAGTTCCCAGTCGCTCACCTCCTGCTTCGCCCGGCCGTCCCGCTCCGCCGTCCGCCATTCCCCCTCCAAGTGCAAACTGCACCCCGCGGACCCCCCCAGGGCGGAGGAGAAGCCAGGGGCCTCGAGTGAGTGAGGACGGGGGGCCGGGGGACGCAGCATGCCTGCTATCCACTCTCCTGCTGGAAGAGCGGCTGCGCTGACGCCCCGCGGGGGCCCCTCCCGCGGGGGCCCCTCTCGGAGGCGGCGCGGGCGCATCTGTCTCCTAACCATCCCCTCGCCCCCGGGGACGCTTAGGAAGCAGATGTGGAGCCGGCAGTAGAGGCTGCCGGCAACCCCGGGGTGCGCGAGGACATCCCCCTGGGATGGCTGCTTCACCTCCCGCCTGTGTGGAGACCTGCTCCCTGGGAGCCGCTGCCGGCACTGGGGGATCCTCGCCGGTGCTCAATGCCCCGGGAACGTCAGCTGAGACCTCGCCATGCCAAGGGCTCGCCGGGGTCCCAAGAAGGGGAGAGCAGCCGGGGGAGGCTGCTCGTGTAGgtagggcagggctggggcgaAGCGCAGCAGGGACACCGTATGGATGCGATGGACGGAGGCGCGAAGCCATGTTGGCCCCTGTGGGCGGAGGGTGCTGGCTCCGGTCCCCGCGGCTGCTGCCAgcgctgcccgccctgcccgAGCTCCAGCgcatccctgccagccccaaTTGTGGCGTGGTTGCATCAGCCGCGGGGCTGCGCGTGCTTCCCCGGGCAGGAAGGAGGCGGGGAGGTCCCTGAGGTCACCCAGGCTAGGCTGGGTGTGGGGGCCCTCCCTGGCCACCCTTCTGCTCTGGGGGGGCTGCTGACGTCCTTCACTGCTGGGAAGGGTCCGGGCGGTCCCCCtggctcctccagctgcagagacGGGGTTGCTGAGTGCACAGCGTGGGGAGAGACGGCATGTgcctgcgtgtgtgtgtgcacacttCTGTGTGTGCACATCTCCTGCCACCATCCTGAGGGGCCACGGCTGTGGTGCCCTCCTGCATTGCCACCTCCCTGCCTGGGGCCACTTGTAGTTATTTGCTCCTCCAAGTGCTGAATAtacatatttctctttttttttttttttttcccctccactttTGGCTCTGCCTAACGCCGGACAGCCTGCAATGTAAAACcaagtgcattttaaaaataccgAAATGAGCTACATTGGAGATGCACCAATTGGATTAAGAGATTGTGGGTTGGGAGGCTGCAGCATGGCCCGCGATCTGCGCCGCGCGTCCCTCAGTCACCACCAGAAAAAGCCTTATCTGGGGACGGAGGGGGGCAACGGACTCAGCCCCCGTGGCGGTGCAGAGCTCCCGGGGTTGGGGGAGCTGCATCCCAGTCCCACGCAGAGCAGCATTGGTGCCTCTGTGCAGCCCCAGGAGAGAACAGCGATTTCGGAGGCAGCTGCCTGACCTATTTTCAAGCTGCctgccagggccaggcagggatTTATCCAGATGGAGCTGCCTGCAGGTGCCCGCACCTCCTGGGGCTCCGTGCGTTGCTCAGGGGCTGTGTACCTTGCTCTGGAGGCTCTATACATTGCTCCAGGGGCTCTATGCATTGCTCCAGGGTCTCCGTGCATTGCTCTGGGGCTCTGTACATTGCTCCAGGACCTCTATGCATTGCTCTGAGTCAGAGTACACTGCTCCAGGGGCTCTGTACGCTGCTCCAGAGGCTCTGCCCATTGCTCTGGGGCTGTGTACACTGCTCCAGGGGCTCTGCACATTGCTGTCATCTTGCAGCTTCGCTTAAAAAGTGCTCCTGCTGCCGAAGCTGCTGCCCCCTCCCGTCCAGCCGCACGCTGCCCGCAGCAGGCAGGCTCCATCACTGCCACGTTGCAGCCTCCGTCAGCATCTCCGCGACGGCCACTCACTGCCTGTGTCTCCGGACACACCAGCATCAGCCAGGGCCCAGCAGGCCCAGCACCGATGGCCTTTTGCTCCTGCGGCGCCTGTCCGGCCCCACGGGGACCCTCGTCACCTGGGTGTGGGACGCGTGGGGCAGGCGCTGCCCACCCTCACCAGCAGCCGGGGGCAGGCAGCATCCCTGCCTACCACGGAGAAGTCAGATCCCTGCACCCCGGCAGGCGCAGTGCTGCCGCGGGCAATCTCCTGCTGTACATAGATCCTTTCGGGGTGGTTTTTAGCATTTTCATTGGTAAcgggggttttggttttggttggttttttttttaaaagactctCTACTTTTGGAATGTGGTTTCTCATTTTTACAACTGccttttaattatttgtaataTTGGTCAGTTCTGTCTTACTCTGTAAATAGCGGTGCTGGGCATTTCCTGCAGGGCCGGGGGCTGAGCCGAGGCTGGCAGGGGATTTGCAAAGGCAACAGGGAAAATTTGCTTGAGGTGTCATGGTGGCTGATTCAGCCCTGGCCCCCGTGCAGCCTCTGCCCCTGTCCTCCCCACACAGCAGTGCCCGGCCCGGGGAAAAGCCCAAGGTGCTTCGGGCAAAGCCACGTTTGCTCCTGCCCTGTCCTCCTGCTTCCTCTCACCAGCCCATGCCAAGGTCGCATGAAGGGCACCTTCTGCCCCGATGACAggccccctgcccgccccatCCTGCACCCCTGTACCATGCCTGCTTGTTGTGTGATGAATAAAGGCCCTGCAACCCCTCACCCATGCCCTCGGTGCTGCCTTCCCGTGCTGCAGTGGGGGGACCGTGATGCCTGTCCTCTCTGGGGAACCGGTGCTGTTGCGGAGGGGAGTGTGGGGCggctggggcacccatgggtgggaAGATGCATCTAGATCCCGTCCCTCTCTCTCTGCCATCCTGCCAGCTGCCCAGCCTGCACACAGTGTCCCATCCTCTCCTCACCCACCTGTCTCTCCCTGACACCATCCCCATGTGCTGACCCCAACTGTGCCATGCCACCAGGGCTCCTTGTCATCGCCCATGGGTCCTCCGTGGCCTCACTGCCAGGGCTGTTACCTCACACCAGGCTCCTCTAGGCTCTGCATTGTTCTTGTGATGCTGGTGTTTCTCATGCCTCCCCTGTTCCGTCCCGTCCTGCCCTGCAGCTCACCCCAGCCTGCACGTGGACCCCACATCCCCTTTCCCACCACTGCCTGTGGCATCTTGCCCTTGTGCCCCTCATCACCTCCAGGTCCCAGCCTCCTCCAGGCTCACTACATTAAACTGTCCCTCCCTGAGGTCCTCCATCACCCCACCATGACCCACCCCTCCTTCTCTTGCTCCTCCATCATCCCTCATGTCCCATCCCTTTCATCTCTGCTCTTTGATTCCCTATGTCCCATCCTTCCTTCTTGTTATTCTCCATCCTCAATCacattcctttcttccttcatgTGCACTTCCATTACCTACCATGTCCCATCCCTCTTTATTCTGCTCTTTCATCACCCACCTAACCCAAGGCAGCCCTCCTTCCTGTGCTCCCCCATCACCACCCATCCCATTCCTCCTTCCCATGCTCCATCACCCACCATATCCCATCCCTTTTCCTGTGTACCTCCATCTTTCATGTCCCACCCCTCCTTCGACTGCTCCTCTGTTGTCCACCCATCCCATCCTTCCTTCCTGTGCTCCTGTCACCCACTGTGTCCCATCTCTCCCTGCCATCCTCCTGCATCACCCACCAGGTCCTatccttcctttctgtgctcctCCACTGGCCACCATGTCCTGTCCCTCCTTCCTGTGCTCCTGCATCCTCCATCATGTCCTATTCCTTCTTGTGCTCCACCGTCACGCACCACCTCCCATACCTCCCTGTTCTCCACCCCCTTCACATCCCACCCCTCCTTCCACATTCCTTCCAGAGTGTGCTGTCATCCACTGCCATGCCATGCTCCTCCATCACCCACCATGGCCCCTACCACCCTCTTATGCTCCTGTAACCTACATTACGTCCTATCCCTCCTTATTGTTCTCCTCCATCACCCACCAGACCCCATCCCTTCTTCCTGTGTTCTTCCATCACCCACCACCTCCCATCCCTCCTTCCTGTGCTCCTCCATTGCCCTTCATATCCCACCTTCCTGTCTTCCTGTCACACTTGCATCCCATCCCTCTCACCTGCTCTTCCTTCATCCACCACATCCCAATCCTTGTTATCCTCATCCACTTCCCATCATCTCCTCATGTTTTCTATTCCTTCTTCATCTCCACCCCGTCCTACCCATTCTCATCCTGCTTTGCCTCtggtttctcttttcctttcatacTCCTCCTTATGTCAACACCTTATCATCCCTTCTCATCTGCCATCAGCTCCAAAAATCACTGTCCTCTACATCTTACCATCTTCTTATCCCTGCTCATCCTCCATTAGCTCCCACCATTACCCCACCCCATTTCAATATCCTCCACTTCTCATcttctccccatctttcttcatcctcttctATGTCCTATCTCCTTCATCTTCCTCCACTTCCCCCATCCCAAAAtccaccctcccctcccaccaTTGCCCCATCCTTCCAGCTGCCAACATCACCCaatcccacctcctcctcctccacccccacATTTCCAATCCCCGCTTGTGCTCCATTTCCCATCATCTCATCCATCCTCCTCCATTGCCCTCCAGTCTTTGTCTTTCTCTATCCCCTAAATgtctctccatccctcctgtcATCCTTGTCCATCTCCCACTGTCTCCtcatctctccttttcttccctcatctccatttccccctccctccttgtCCTCCACCTGCCATCTAGTCTCTCcttgttttcatctttcattttgcccaccttcttcatcctcctccACTTCCTACTGTCCCCCATCCTTCCCCATGCCCTAACACTGCCCACTATTTGCCTGttcctcctcatcctccacTTCCTACCACCTGCCCagccctcctcatcctcctccaacctctcttttcctcttcattgcCCTCCACTTTCCACCATCTCCCATACCTTCTCCCTCATCCTCCATCTCatacctcttcttcctccacctcAGTCTCTAGCTTTCCTGTGAACCTCCACCTCCCATTGTTCCCCATCctttttcatgttctttcaCCTCTTGCCCTGTCCCTCCTCATACTCAGCCTCTGGCTATCTCACCATCCCTTGTCATTTGCCTCCCACAGTCTCCCTGTTTCTCCTCAAACTCCTCCACCTCTCCCCATCTCTCCTTATCCTCCAAGTGTCCCACCTACCTCACAGATTTTCCCTCCACCCCTTTCTGACCTCCAACCATCCTCTCTTACCTCCAACCATCCTTCCTTACCTCATACCTCCCTCTCCCACTGTCCTTTCATTCTCCTTCACCTCCTAACTCCGTCCTGACCTCCCATCTTCTCCCAACCTGACCTCTCCCATTCATCCTCTCCTCCAATCTCCCTGTACTCTCTCACTCCCAGCACATCTGACGcctgctgttattttctttttcccttcctccttcccctgccttgtATCCCATCCCTTACCAACCCAGGAAAGTTACCACCAGCACAGCCATCCCTGATGCAAGCAGGAAGGGCCCTTACTGTTGGGGATGGGATATGGGGCTAGGTTAGAAGGAGAACCAGCCTCCCACTCCATCCCCACTACTCAAGGCACTTTCATAGTAGAGGTAATGGCCACAGCTTGCAAGGCAGGAAGATTCATGCTggacatcaggaaacacttttccCTAGGGCTGGTGCAGCTGGAACTGGTCACTGGGGAAGTGGGAGGATCTCTGCCCTTGGAAGGTTTCACAACTCAGCTAGATAAAGTCACCAATATCCTGTTTTAGCACTAGCAATAACTATTTTGGAACACAGAGCTCGCCCAGAGCCCTCTGGGATCCCCTCAAGTACACGCATCTTTGGGAGACTTCTCCAAGCAGTGGAGGATTTCCAAGAGGGCAAAAAAGGCCAGACATGGCTTTGAATGCAGTGCTTGGGATGCTGCAGGACATGAGGAACTATCCCTGCCACTTGCAGCTGCTCCATGGTGCTCAAGCAAGACCACCCCACGCTACTCAAGCAGAACCATCCCATGCTGCCTGAGCAGGACCACCCCATGCTGCTCAAGCAGGACCATCCCATGCTGCCTGAGCAGGACCAGCCCACACTGCTCAAGCAGGTCACCCTATGCGTCTTGAGCAGGATCACATCAACCTGCTTGAAGCAGGACCACCCCTCACTGCTTGAGCAGGACCATTCCATGCTGCTCCAGCAGAACCACTCCAGGTTGCTTGAGCAGGACCACCCTAGTGCTGCTCCAGCAGAACCATCCCATGCTGCTTGAGCAGCAACACCCCATGCTGCTTGAGCAGGACCTCTCCAGGCTGCTTGAACAGGATTATCCAATGTCGTTTGAACAGAACATTCCCATTTTGCTCAAGCAGGACCACCCCATGTAGCTTGAGCAGGACCACTCCAGGCTGTTCAAGCAGGACTGTCTCAAGCTGCTTGAGTACCATGGGCCAGGCCAAAGTGGCTTCCTGAAAGACTGCCAGATCCCAGCTCAGTGAGCTACCCCTGAGATGACCCCTCAGACCCTAGAGCCAGGGACCCTTGCatcatctttattttccttccctcGGGCTGGGCCATGCAGGGACATGGCCATCCCCTTCCAATGACCTTATGGCTGCACTAGGGCACAaggctgctggcactgctgccaaGGGGACAACAGGTCTTCTCTCCATCCCGAGGGAGCCCCATACCCTGAgggacctgcctgcagggcctgTTCAGAGCATCCCGCATCACTCACGCACAAGGGCCAGCCAGCCTTGCTTGACTGCAGATTTTGCCTTGCAATGTTGGAGGCTCCCAGCCgtcccatggaaaggaccctGCCCTTTCCAAGGTGATGTGTCTGAGGGACCGTCCCAATGAAATACAGGAAGGGACAGGGCAGCCAGTGTCTTGACGGGGTGGGGGTGACACTTGTAAAGCATTCCTGTTCACATGCCTTCCTGGCTGGTAAATCTGGGGGAGGGTGGAGGGAATTTGCTACCCGTGTTAGAAACTAGCTGAACTTATGTGTCTCCCCAAGCTGGATTTCTTATTCCAAATGTTCAAACTGTTGTATATTGTACTGGGATTTTTACATTGAATTAttgtagaaaacaaaaatttaaaccaagtctgttaaaaaataaacattaaaaatctctatgaaaaaaataaataaaagttgtCTCCAAGTCCTCTTCTTACAAATGGGTCAGAGAAGTGATGTGTCTCCTTTCCTGTTCCCAGCCCTGC
The sequence above is a segment of the Gavia stellata isolate bGavSte3 chromosome 20, bGavSte3.hap2, whole genome shotgun sequence genome. Coding sequences within it:
- the MTCL2 gene encoding protein SOGA1, whose product is MLEMRDVYMEEDVYQLQELRQQLDQASKTCRILQYRLRKAERRSLRVAQTGQVDGELIHSLEQDVKVAKDVSVRLHNELEAVEKKRIRLEEENEDLRQRLIEMELAKQVVQNEMDKLRENSLKKRGSRSVGKTEKKPSVQEDSADLKCQLHFAKEESALMCKKLTKLAKENDGMKEELLKYRSLYGDLDSSLSVEELADSPHSREAELKVHLKLVEEEANILSRRIVELEVENRGLRAEMDDMKGQGDRELPGQDTRFLAGVSGCGDAGDTVAELRRHLQFVEEEAELLRRSLLELEDQNKLLLNELTKYKSDHELDVTLSEDSCSVVSEPSQEELATAKVQISELSGKVKKLQYENRVLLSNLQRCDLASCQTTRPMLETDAEAGDSAQCIPTTGWRDGMGSSEADGQDRVPGGGKVPDGPAKLLKPKDLETLLGIRDQAALVSKAIDVLISDANGFTSGLKACLDNECTGGLLGEAVGSGGESPSDAKLMNVLLMRLGVLQQDLGCFARKVDHLTGGLKEHTDSFPFSGPSSHDTTKEGLQKEHASDFQQPDFRDADPYRIPHAKDTDPTHPRSYKTCRPEENDSYATEMKELQLVLSEANESLRGLQEQLSQERQLRKDEVDNFSQKICQLKEDHQKALLRREFELQSLNLQRRLEQKFWSQEKNLLVQESQQFRQSFLLLFMKLKWFLKRWRQGKMVHSEGEDFLEVNSMKELYLLLEEEELAPQQQADNKTCTGDTWTPNTPNECIKTLADMKVTLKELCTELREERRGASELQQQFTKAKAAWEMERAELKCHIAQLESKAGKGIAERTLPDWKVALKREREEHQHLLAESYSAVMDLTKQLQISEKNWNQEKVELLARFKEEQQQAEQQAKDLQNKLNQLQKGANPWALKHSEMEKHGSNWKEALNEKITDKETISEAEAKGTNLKRTKSVSSMSEFESLLDCSPYLPGKTAPGLGDHSRGKKASTATQLLPNGIRDSAGIPPSNCTYVNIEQPVPDSLAKEKLGISSWDYSRASSLSGHDPAQKQMQRSYTAPDKTGIRIYYSPPVVRRLEAPLVHNKEGKIMIEPGFLFTMAKPKEPEESASAESTYSQWLCNFSKQQRELLDGGTVESTVPPVPRFPPSLHDLEISGNMSDDMKEITNCVRQAIRSSSLERKVKSASSQTVGLAHVGTQTIQTVSVGLQTDLPRGSGIHSKSWSPRSSSLVSVRSKQISSSLDKVHSRIERPCCSPKYGSPKLQRRSSSKLDASKDRSLWNLHQSKQNGSAWARSTTTRDSPVLSNINDGLSSLFSVVEHAGSTESIWKPGCPETSRAKPEAPKYGLVQEFFRNVCGRAQSPTALPDKKETTGEEGSKRAEHPSPATHHTAEHISRVLNKKVLKQSSCEDPKPSSPSQGSKDAALRDPDLISAIASEDMACDCSSQSLTSCFARPSRSAVRHSPSKCKLHPADPPRAEEKPGASTCNVKPSAF